In Chryseobacterium lactis, a single genomic region encodes these proteins:
- a CDS encoding MFS transporter, with protein MNQSEKADQGSRRFRYIKLCIFFSGLSVFAQLYLFQPMLPMAAEYFKVSVGDTSLLVSSSTIGMALGLLFFAFKADSYSRKALMTFSLLSSALLTIISTWIPSLSLLIAIGIFKGFVVSGVSAVALAYLTEEVHTAVIGSAISMYLSGNTIGGMSGRILATIFAGEFGWRNAVLLIGIESLLLGIIFWKLFPESKFFNPQKTDYHLKVKQMKFFLTNPYMLRLYFIAALLMGVFVSVYNYLTFRLEAQPFSLSHFIIAFIFLMYIFGVFGTMIVGRLSKRFRMNDILKGSILFMLIGASLLLSENIYILIFGLGLFTLSFFAAHTMASQMTALYAKRGKSSATSIYWLFYYFGSSILGSGTGYLLHAYAWTSFIAVLLFSIIIALLLATANSSSQEKKAF; from the coding sequence ATGAATCAATCTGAAAAAGCAGATCAGGGAAGCCGACGTTTCCGATATATAAAACTTTGTATTTTCTTTTCCGGGCTTTCGGTATTTGCACAGCTCTATCTTTTTCAGCCTATGTTGCCCATGGCAGCGGAGTATTTTAAAGTATCGGTTGGTGATACTTCCCTGCTCGTGTCTTCATCAACAATCGGTATGGCATTGGGATTATTATTTTTCGCTTTTAAAGCAGACAGCTATTCGAGAAAGGCATTGATGACCTTTTCTTTACTTTCTTCAGCATTGCTCACAATTATTTCTACCTGGATTCCCAGCTTAAGTTTATTAATTGCGATCGGAATCTTCAAAGGGTTTGTTGTTTCCGGCGTTTCGGCTGTGGCTCTCGCCTATCTTACCGAAGAAGTACACACAGCGGTCATAGGATCTGCTATCAGTATGTATCTGAGTGGAAATACAATCGGAGGAATGAGTGGAAGAATACTGGCTACGATTTTTGCGGGAGAATTCGGATGGCGAAATGCCGTTTTGCTGATCGGGATAGAAAGCTTACTCCTTGGGATTATCTTCTGGAAACTATTTCCGGAATCAAAATTCTTTAATCCCCAGAAAACGGATTATCACCTTAAAGTAAAACAAATGAAGTTCTTTCTGACGAATCCATACATGCTTCGTTTATATTTCATTGCCGCTTTATTAATGGGTGTTTTTGTAAGTGTCTACAATTATCTCACATTCAGGTTAGAAGCTCAGCCATTTTCTTTAAGTCATTTTATCATCGCATTTATATTCCTAATGTATATTTTCGGAGTTTTTGGAACTATGATCGTAGGACGGCTGTCCAAAAGATTCCGTATGAATGATATTTTGAAAGGTTCTATTTTGTTTATGCTGATAGGAGCATCTTTATTGCTTTCAGAAAATATTTACATTCTTATTTTCGGGCTTGGTCTTTTTACCTTATCCTTTTTTGCAGCCCACACCATGGCAAGTCAGATGACTGCCCTTTATGCAAAACGCGGAAAATCTTCGGCAACTTCTATTTACTGGCTGTTTTATTATTTCGGATCCAGTATTTTAGGAAGCGGCACAGGATATCTTCTTCATGCTTATGCATGGACCAGTTTCATTGCTGTTCTTCTTTTTTCCATTATAATTGCCCTTTTATTAGCCACTGCCAATTCTTCTTCGCAAGAAAAAAAAGCTTTCTGA
- a CDS encoding DUF1349 domain-containing protein, with product MKKLILSFCVLSLIQKISAQTLEKMTWFNEPQKWEVKNNSLSMFVTPQSDYWRVSHYGFTVDDAPFYYTTYGGEFEAKVKITGSYKARFDQMGLMLRTDKDHYIKAGVEFVDGKYNLSTVVTHQKSDWSVITLDKTPSSIWIKAVRRLDAVEIFYSFDDKNYIMMRNAPFQDNTPVMVGLMAACPDGEGFNAVFENFKVKHLPDQRRLNWLENNK from the coding sequence ATGAAGAAGCTGATTTTAAGTTTTTGTGTATTATCTCTTATTCAGAAGATTTCTGCTCAGACACTGGAAAAAATGACCTGGTTTAACGAACCCCAAAAATGGGAAGTCAAAAATAACAGTTTATCTATGTTTGTTACTCCACAAAGTGATTACTGGAGAGTTTCACATTATGGATTTACAGTAGATGATGCTCCTTTTTATTACACCACTTACGGTGGTGAGTTTGAAGCAAAGGTGAAAATAACAGGCAGTTATAAAGCCCGATTTGATCAGATGGGCCTGATGCTCCGGACTGACAAAGACCACTATATCAAAGCGGGTGTTGAATTTGTAGACGGAAAATACAACCTCAGCACCGTGGTAACCCACCAGAAAAGTGATTGGAGCGTCATTACATTAGACAAGACACCTTCTTCAATTTGGATAAAAGCAGTCAGAAGACTGGATGCGGTTGAAATATTTTATTCTTTTGATGATAAAAATTATATCATGATGAGAAATGCTCCGTTCCAGGACAATACTCCTGTAATGGTTGGATTAATGGCTGCATGCCCTGATGGAGAAGGATTTAATGCTGTTTTTGAAAATTTTAAAGTCAAGCATCTTCCTGATCAACGAAGGCTGAATTGGCTTGAAAACAACAAATGA
- a CDS encoding tetratricopeptide repeat protein → MFPPQSQLNKLYHLFYRLFTLLSCSIFITGLYGQGSFSPKQFDSLLLKKTESLRIQGDYENLVRLNKDYLNIAEEKKYKEGIILCYINISNISATIGNYKRGLSYLSLAEKELKTINNPVLKARLYQEHGQLNGVIGLYKSALEFNAKGLYYLKSTSDQERRKFYLYRLYANRAEFLYKANNPDSAYIYLQKGKMVDSQGVLLNTLLAKHHLSYTKRLDSALIYLQKASARIVNTGKVNVQSGFVYLTYGDYYYAVKDYNTALRYYNSKILLKSPFYQCSSK, encoded by the coding sequence ATGTTCCCCCCTCAATCTCAATTAAACAAACTCTACCATTTATTTTATAGACTTTTTACACTTCTGTCATGCAGTATTTTCATTACCGGATTATATGGACAGGGTTCTTTCTCTCCCAAACAATTCGACAGTCTGTTACTCAAAAAAACCGAATCGCTTCGTATTCAGGGGGATTATGAAAATTTAGTAAGACTTAATAAAGATTATTTAAACATAGCGGAAGAAAAAAAATACAAGGAAGGTATTATTCTTTGCTATATCAATATTTCCAATATTTCAGCAACGATCGGCAACTATAAAAGGGGCTTATCTTACCTTTCTTTAGCGGAGAAAGAACTGAAAACAATAAACAATCCTGTATTAAAAGCCAGACTTTATCAGGAACACGGCCAGTTAAATGGTGTCATTGGTTTGTATAAAAGTGCCCTTGAGTTCAATGCAAAAGGATTATATTATCTGAAAAGTACCTCTGATCAGGAGAGAAGAAAGTTTTATTTATATAGGTTATATGCGAATAGAGCTGAATTTTTATACAAGGCAAACAATCCGGATTCTGCTTATATTTATTTGCAAAAAGGAAAAATGGTTGATAGTCAGGGAGTTTTGTTGAACACACTTTTGGCTAAACATCATTTATCCTATACGAAAAGATTAGATTCGGCTCTGATCTATCTTCAGAAAGCTTCGGCCAGAATTGTTAATACCGGAAAGGTGAATGTTCAGAGTGGCTTTGTATACCTTACTTATGGAGACTATTATTACGCAGTAAAAGATTACAATACAGCCTTACGTTATTATAATAGTAAAATACTGCTTAAAAGCCCTTTTTATCAATGTAGCAGCAAATGA
- a CDS encoding AraC family transcriptional regulator — MEKDDQTVPDVLKKLAGLLGTEIKDRKLIIPSQFGSGYCSGFIFNQHMRMLISNYELNEDIQIKNSDLTTAKKMIFFKFQNVFPDTETLQQGRYISALPSVLIGTSRINTDEVISIHSNTATINIETDASYLNGLFQTSEQSPLLQSLLQNTQPFLFEQMIYPSLQRIVDEIISEQVDETFKLFFLRVKAEELICNLLMELEKREEKRLYALNSKDVEAMYKVKEKILEHLEIPPIIQNLATEAGMSPTKLKRLFKQIFGSSIFSYYQEFRMKEAAFLLKEKKYAVSEVGYLMGFTNLSHFSKVFKEHFGLNPKQYSMIS; from the coding sequence ATGGAAAAAGATGATCAAACAGTTCCGGATGTTTTAAAGAAACTGGCCGGTTTACTGGGAACAGAAATAAAAGACAGAAAACTGATCATTCCTTCTCAGTTTGGAAGCGGATACTGCTCGGGATTCATTTTTAATCAACACATGAGAATGTTGATCAGTAATTATGAATTAAATGAAGATATACAGATTAAGAATTCTGATCTTACTACAGCGAAGAAAATGATATTTTTTAAGTTTCAGAATGTGTTTCCTGATACTGAAACATTACAGCAAGGAAGATATATATCAGCACTACCTTCAGTATTAATAGGAACCAGCCGTATCAACACTGACGAAGTTATTTCGATTCACAGCAATACCGCTACCATTAATATAGAAACAGACGCTTCGTATCTTAACGGATTGTTTCAGACATCGGAGCAATCACCGCTTTTACAAAGTCTTCTACAGAATACACAGCCTTTTCTTTTTGAACAAATGATATATCCCTCTTTACAACGTATTGTAGATGAGATTATTTCTGAGCAGGTAGATGAGACTTTTAAACTGTTTTTTCTAAGGGTAAAAGCTGAAGAGTTGATTTGCAACTTATTGATGGAACTGGAAAAACGGGAGGAAAAACGTCTGTATGCGCTGAATAGTAAGGATGTTGAAGCTATGTACAAAGTGAAGGAAAAAATTCTCGAACATCTTGAGATACCTCCGATTATTCAAAATCTGGCAACCGAAGCAGGAATGAGTCCTACAAAGCTGAAACGTCTGTTCAAACAGATCTTTGGAAGTAGTATTTTCAGCTACTATCAAGAGTTTAGAATGAAGGAAGCTGCTTTTTTATTGAAAGAAAAAAAATATGCGGTTTCTGAAGTGGGATATTTGATGGGATTTACCAATTTAAGCCATTTTTCAAAAGTTTTTAAAGAACATTTTGGACTGAATCCCAAGCAGTATTCAATGATTTCTTAA
- a CDS encoding DoxX family protein has product MIIKIINSILILIAVFMGFKQGIAMFSGKPEMTEMFGKWGFDKTGLMINGAVTILASILILFPKTFIWGNFLMAAGILLIICFHLMNKDIKGAMIELPFLCLNLLIIYLQHPLKN; this is encoded by the coding sequence ATGATTATAAAGATTATTAACTCCATACTAATACTGATCGCTGTTTTCATGGGCTTTAAGCAAGGGATTGCTATGTTTTCCGGAAAACCTGAAATGACTGAAATGTTTGGAAAATGGGGTTTTGACAAAACAGGACTGATGATTAACGGCGCTGTTACAATCCTTGCATCCATCCTGATTTTATTTCCTAAAACATTTATCTGGGGAAATTTTTTAATGGCTGCCGGAATCTTATTAATTATCTGTTTTCATCTCATGAATAAAGATATCAAAGGAGCTATGATTGAACTGCCATTTCTCTGTTTAAACTTGCTTATCATTTATCTTCAACACCCTCTTAAAAACTAA
- a CDS encoding helix-turn-helix domain-containing protein codes for MKRSEEITNQYFAYLEKHIHDVISGIVPEFMEVNEIAGELAVSHKHLTDTVKKETGQHPCYFYDQKIIREAQQMLLTSDKSIAEIARIFTYDPSNFSKFFKKMTGFTPGEFRLSDKK; via the coding sequence ATGAAAAGAAGCGAGGAAATTACCAACCAATATTTTGCCTATTTGGAGAAACATATTCATGATGTAATTTCGGGAATAGTTCCTGAATTTATGGAAGTCAATGAAATTGCAGGAGAACTTGCCGTTTCCCATAAGCACCTTACAGATACTGTTAAAAAAGAAACAGGACAACATCCATGTTATTTCTATGATCAGAAAATTATCCGGGAAGCGCAACAGATGCTTCTCACTTCAGATAAATCAATCGCGGAAATTGCCCGCATATTTACTTATGATCCTTCCAATTTTTCAAAATTCTTTAAGAAGATGACAGGCTTTACTCCGGGAGAGTTCAGACTTTCTGATAAAAAATAA
- a CDS encoding response regulator transcription factor produces the protein MNERILIADDHYVVRAGTALVLESAYPALTIDFAEDYNQVTKMLSAQRYGLLILDIDMPGTQYKKMISELKSIQKDLKILVFSGYDKDVAIQYIREGAEGYLNKQSSEEEIKNAVKTVIEKGYFYPAELIGLIIQNKRDNPAEKLSSREYEIFKLLADGNGNLEIANRLNIQMSTVSTYKKRIFQKLDVTNIAELIKVYEMMH, from the coding sequence ATGAACGAAAGAATCTTAATAGCTGATGATCATTATGTTGTAAGAGCAGGAACAGCTCTCGTGCTGGAATCAGCGTATCCGGCACTTACGATAGACTTTGCAGAGGACTATAATCAGGTCACCAAGATGTTGAGTGCCCAGCGTTACGGGCTTCTTATTTTGGATATTGATATGCCGGGGACTCAGTATAAAAAAATGATCTCTGAGCTTAAAAGCATACAGAAAGACTTAAAAATCCTTGTCTTCTCCGGATACGACAAAGATGTTGCCATTCAATACATCAGAGAAGGAGCGGAAGGTTATCTCAACAAGCAAAGCAGTGAGGAAGAAATCAAAAATGCCGTGAAAACGGTTATTGAAAAAGGGTATTTTTATCCGGCAGAATTAATAGGCCTTATTATCCAGAATAAAAGAGACAATCCCGCGGAGAAACTTTCGTCCAGAGAATATGAAATTTTCAAGCTTCTGGCCGATGGAAACGGTAATCTTGAAATAGCCAACAGACTCAATATACAAATGTCTACGGTAAGCACCTACAAAAAAAGAATTTTTCAAAAGCTTGATGTCACCAATATAGCAGAACTGATTAAGGTCTATGAAATGATGCATTAA
- a CDS encoding sensor histidine kinase, translating to MQRTQISFAHMRVWAFFFAFLYLNIYGQRHTSTWYNIDNGLPQSSAKAIVKDKYGFIWISTENGLVRYDGVSFVTFNDFKVNNLRFGEFNGNPLVDSITVLNNFQENKIIIKNRFPRLTKLQSSDKITFSKGNDVVYRIANNIISSNFYDDIHYFIQLENSTYRFTEKNAIIYRDEKGNDTKISIPFSNRDLNNIFICNDILFVNNLRTRKTYSIDKGKLTVFEKPTLFNDPETRIYWQQITDQTFIINRNNIYLVEGKGNELSLKFLVKYNEIGSHSYCSMYYGKSFNKLYLGTLNNGLNVLRLSNFYVAKKETDFSNNVYYNSLPSGKNTIIAEDGSEFGKDGIINQYAFGNNDNYPMMYDNSGNILIRKRNSIVRFYKDSNYRKKDSTFIKKGFDAFIKSGTLYGSTFSGPSGTQLNIFKKDLFSKPDFVYPFKSFVTTFFQYGKDEILMGASDGLYSIVLGKKAITPIFKNIHVKTILKTKDDLIWITTNNSGFYLFKNQKLIKMPTDRNNYLQSAHYILEDQQESYWISSNNGLFKVPKKQLLQYAENKKSPVFYYRFTKRDGFLTNEFNGSSQPNAFALENGEFVFPSMDGFVFFNPKDIKTYYPDKNKIYIERVKIGNSDTQYFHGTLDLKNDYKAADIYIDLPYFSNLENLYIATRISGHESSDWEQIPAGKELKYTISNLSPGEYILSVRMLISPDGKFQEKSVRFKIEPFFYQTLLFRVIVSIIILIVIILIVQLTTNFLRIKNKALKQIVHNKNSELKETSLNLEVVKSDLQKETEYQKKLVETISHDITTPIRFIAMLSQKLYESDDLELQKKYFDSIYKSSEQLYQFTLNLKEYTELYKAKNIVEEKEYVLNGILEIKKKLFCEIAKEKGTLITNAAAEEVRSKVNESIVTAIIHNVLDNAVKNTFDGEIILNIKENKYTTILTIADTGAGMSDEQITIYMNLFKNPRLETPSFKGRGLGLHMVIHLIKKIKAEIHFKQNYPTGTIVEITLNKN from the coding sequence GTGCAAAGAACACAGATCAGTTTTGCACATATGAGAGTTTGGGCATTTTTTTTTGCTTTCTTGTATTTAAACATTTACGGGCAACGTCATACTTCTACCTGGTATAATATTGACAACGGATTACCGCAAAGCAGCGCTAAAGCCATTGTTAAGGACAAGTATGGATTTATCTGGATTTCTACAGAAAACGGACTTGTACGGTACGATGGTGTTTCGTTTGTGACCTTCAATGATTTTAAGGTTAATAATCTACGTTTTGGAGAATTCAATGGGAATCCTCTTGTGGATAGCATTACTGTGTTGAATAATTTTCAGGAAAATAAAATTATTATTAAAAACAGATTTCCAAGGTTGACGAAGCTTCAGAGCAGTGATAAAATAACTTTTTCAAAAGGAAATGATGTCGTATACAGAATTGCCAACAATATAATCTCGTCCAATTTTTATGATGACATCCATTATTTTATCCAACTCGAAAACTCTACCTATCGTTTTACAGAGAAGAATGCAATTATTTACAGGGATGAAAAAGGAAACGACACAAAAATCAGCATTCCTTTCTCTAACAGAGATCTGAATAATATTTTTATTTGTAATGATATTCTGTTTGTAAATAATCTCAGGACCAGAAAAACGTATTCTATCGACAAAGGAAAGTTAACCGTTTTTGAAAAACCAACTTTATTCAACGATCCCGAAACAAGAATATACTGGCAGCAGATTACCGATCAAACCTTTATTATCAATCGTAATAATATTTATCTTGTTGAAGGTAAGGGCAATGAACTTTCCCTAAAATTCCTTGTAAAATACAATGAAATAGGCAGCCATTCTTATTGCTCGATGTATTACGGCAAGAGTTTTAATAAACTGTATTTAGGTACACTCAACAATGGGCTTAATGTACTTCGGCTCTCTAACTTTTACGTCGCAAAAAAGGAAACTGATTTTTCAAATAATGTGTATTACAACTCCCTTCCATCGGGTAAAAACACAATCATTGCAGAAGATGGATCAGAGTTTGGAAAAGACGGTATTATCAATCAGTATGCTTTCGGAAATAATGATAATTATCCCATGATGTATGACAATTCCGGGAATATTTTAATTCGAAAAAGAAATAGCATTGTCAGATTTTATAAAGATTCCAATTACAGAAAAAAAGATTCTACTTTTATAAAAAAAGGATTCGATGCTTTCATAAAAAGTGGAACCCTTTACGGATCAACATTTTCAGGCCCTTCCGGTACACAGCTCAATATTTTCAAGAAAGATTTGTTTTCAAAACCGGATTTTGTTTATCCTTTTAAAAGTTTTGTTACAACTTTTTTCCAATATGGTAAAGATGAAATTTTAATGGGCGCCAGTGATGGACTTTATTCAATTGTTTTGGGAAAGAAGGCGATTACTCCTATTTTTAAAAATATTCATGTTAAGACTATTCTCAAAACGAAAGATGATTTAATCTGGATTACGACCAACAACAGTGGCTTTTACCTTTTCAAAAACCAGAAGCTTATTAAAATGCCGACTGACAGGAACAATTATCTTCAATCGGCTCATTATATCCTTGAAGATCAACAGGAATCTTACTGGATATCTTCAAACAACGGTTTATTTAAAGTACCAAAAAAGCAACTTTTGCAATATGCGGAAAATAAGAAAAGTCCTGTTTTTTATTACCGTTTCACAAAACGGGATGGATTTCTGACCAATGAATTCAATGGGAGTTCCCAGCCTAATGCTTTTGCCCTGGAGAATGGTGAATTTGTATTCCCGTCAATGGATGGATTTGTATTTTTTAATCCCAAGGATATTAAAACTTATTACCCCGATAAAAATAAGATTTATATTGAAAGAGTAAAAATTGGAAATTCTGATACTCAATATTTTCATGGCACTCTTGATTTAAAGAATGATTATAAAGCGGCAGATATTTATATTGACCTTCCTTACTTTTCTAATCTGGAAAATCTTTACATAGCTACCAGAATTTCGGGCCATGAGAGTTCTGACTGGGAACAGATTCCTGCAGGAAAAGAATTGAAGTATACGATCAGTAATCTTTCGCCCGGAGAGTATATTCTCAGTGTAAGGATGCTGATATCTCCGGATGGAAAATTTCAAGAAAAATCTGTACGATTCAAAATCGAACCGTTTTTTTATCAAACCTTATTATTCAGGGTAATTGTTTCCATTATTATTCTGATTGTCATTATCTTAATCGTTCAGCTGACAACCAATTTTTTACGGATAAAAAATAAAGCATTAAAACAGATTGTTCACAATAAAAATTCGGAACTCAAGGAAACCTCTTTGAATCTTGAAGTGGTAAAAAGTGATTTGCAAAAAGAAACAGAGTACCAGAAAAAGTTGGTAGAAACGATCAGCCATGATATTACTACTCCTATCCGATTTATTGCGATGCTTTCTCAAAAGCTTTATGAATCGGATGATCTGGAACTTCAGAAAAAATATTTTGACAGTATTTATAAGTCTTCTGAACAATTGTATCAGTTTACCCTTAATTTAAAGGAATATACAGAGCTTTACAAGGCTAAAAACATTGTTGAGGAAAAAGAATATGTCCTTAACGGGATTCTGGAAATTAAGAAAAAATTATTCTGTGAAATCGCAAAGGAAAAAGGTACTCTTATTACCAATGCAGCTGCAGAAGAAGTTCGTTCAAAAGTAAATGAAAGTATTGTTACAGCGATTATTCATAATGTGCTTGATAATGCGGTAAAAAATACTTTTGACGGAGAAATCATCCTCAATATCAAAGAAAATAAATATACGACCATACTTACAATAGCCGACACAGGAGCCGGAATGTCTGATGAGCAGATTACCATTTACATGAATTTATTCAAAAACCCCAGGCTGGAGACCCCAAGCTTTAAAGGAAGAGGATTGGGATTGCATATGGTTATTCACTTAATTAAAAAAATTAAAGCAGAAATACATTTTAAACAAAATTATCCTACAGGAACTATTGTGGAGATAACGCTCAATAAAAACTAA
- a CDS encoding response regulator transcription factor — translation MEIREELSHKLLDNSSKKCTLDIETYKQRALTYSQMEGSVSVLSDMQANKSYIYKSMAAVELGLSLNENPAEIDTIWEEEMLMKIHPDDRVKKYIHELRFFKLLNSIQQEQRPDYSVLSKIRMKDKNDEYKWVKHRMFYMYSPDNGRLRFALCLYNISLTQSVASDFLIINTIKGEVVVKDKLDYKNILSPRELEVLKFVGEGYASKQIADLLSISINTVSRHRQNILEKLKVKNSTQAFKDSFH, via the coding sequence ATGGAAATCCGGGAAGAACTGAGTCATAAATTATTGGACAATAGCTCAAAAAAATGTACGCTCGATATTGAAACGTATAAACAGAGAGCGCTTACCTATTCTCAAATGGAAGGATCGGTTTCTGTGCTTAGTGATATGCAGGCTAATAAGAGTTACATTTACAAATCTATGGCAGCTGTAGAACTCGGGTTGAGCCTTAACGAAAATCCAGCAGAGATTGATACCATCTGGGAGGAAGAAATGTTAATGAAAATACATCCCGATGACAGGGTGAAAAAATACATCCATGAACTTCGCTTTTTCAAATTATTAAATTCAATACAGCAAGAGCAACGTCCTGATTACAGTGTTTTGTCTAAAATCAGGATGAAAGATAAAAATGACGAATATAAATGGGTAAAACATCGTATGTTCTATATGTATTCTCCGGATAACGGCAGGTTAAGATTTGCGCTTTGTCTTTATAATATTTCACTGACGCAATCTGTAGCTTCCGATTTTTTGATTATCAATACGATTAAAGGAGAAGTTGTGGTAAAAGATAAGTTAGATTATAAAAATATTTTGAGCCCGCGGGAACTTGAAGTGTTAAAGTTTGTGGGGGAAGGGTATGCCAGTAAACAAATTGCAGATCTTCTTTCAATAAGCATCAATACCGTAAGCAGACATCGCCAGAATATCCTTGAAAAATTAAAAGTTAAAAATTCTACCCAGGCATTTAAAGATAGTTTTCACTAG
- a CDS encoding FAD-dependent oxidoreductase, with the protein MSRNFVLINNIIKIMILKDKKVAIIGAGPVGLTMARLLQQQNVDVTVYERDENPSARIFGGTLDLHKTSGQKAMKKAGLLDSYYKMAVPMGIIMTDQHLNILSTKQITPENQFDNPEINRNNLRKILLNSLAENTVVWDWKCTELEVGDDKWLLSFENGSQASADLIIVANGGMSGIRKYVTDTVVEDTGTLIIQGDIPNPETDCPEWYALCDGKRLMTAYQGNLIVINPNNNGALTYGIILKKDENYPFNPKDTNTIHEFLLEQFSQWDPRYKDLFQSTSTFWSLPTRKLPLSTPWKHNRPLPITLIGDAAHLMPPFAGQGVNIGLLDALILSNNLTDGKYTSLQDAIANYEQQMFVYATEAQLSSSKNETEMHDPGFSFQQLIH; encoded by the coding sequence ATGTCTCGCAATTTTGTACTCATCAACAACATTATAAAAATTATGATCTTAAAAGATAAAAAAGTGGCTATTATCGGAGCCGGTCCGGTTGGACTGACAATGGCCAGATTGCTTCAACAGCAAAATGTGGATGTTACCGTTTACGAAAGAGATGAAAATCCTTCCGCCAGAATTTTTGGAGGAACATTGGACCTTCACAAAACCTCCGGTCAGAAAGCTATGAAAAAGGCCGGATTACTGGATTCTTATTACAAAATGGCAGTACCAATGGGCATCATTATGACCGATCAACACCTTAACATTCTTTCTACGAAACAAATAACTCCGGAAAATCAGTTTGATAATCCTGAAATCAACAGAAACAATCTTAGAAAAATATTACTGAACAGTTTGGCAGAAAATACAGTGGTCTGGGATTGGAAATGTACTGAACTTGAAGTGGGCGACGACAAATGGCTTTTATCTTTTGAAAATGGTTCACAAGCTTCTGCCGACCTTATCATAGTAGCTAATGGCGGAATGTCCGGCATCAGAAAGTACGTTACGGATACAGTGGTTGAAGATACCGGAACCCTAATTATTCAGGGCGATATTCCAAATCCTGAAACGGATTGTCCTGAATGGTATGCATTATGTGACGGCAAAAGATTAATGACCGCTTATCAAGGCAATCTGATTGTAATCAATCCCAATAACAATGGTGCTTTGACTTATGGTATTATTCTAAAAAAAGATGAAAACTATCCATTTAATCCAAAAGACACCAATACTATCCATGAATTTCTATTGGAACAATTTTCACAGTGGGATCCTCGCTATAAAGATTTATTTCAATCCACCTCAACTTTCTGGAGCTTGCCCACAAGAAAACTACCGTTGAGTACACCGTGGAAGCATAACCGCCCTTTACCCATTACACTGATAGGAGATGCCGCTCACCTGATGCCACCTTTTGCCGGCCAAGGCGTCAATATCGGATTATTGGATGCTTTAATTTTATCCAACAATTTAACGGACGGGAAGTACACCTCTCTTCAGGATGCCATTGCCAATTACGAACAGCAAATGTTTGTCTATGCTACCGAAGCTCAACTTTCATCATCCAAAAACGAAACAGAGATGCATGATCCTGGCTTTTCTTTTCAACAATTGATTCATTAA